A genomic region of Mesobacillus jeotgali contains the following coding sequences:
- a CDS encoding MFS transporter translates to MTGKLSAYRVYLIYAGLTAFLFEMVFTVNEIYRIEVAGFNAFELVIVGTALELSSFLFEIPTGILADTKSRKMSVIIGLFLIGLGFLIEGLVPVFMVILLCQILWGIGYTFTSGADEAWIADEMGGKDLSRLFLRGAQVKQFGALLAIIVSVLIGTVMINLPMIIGGVMFLVLAVFLILFMPETAFHPAPSENRDSLRQMIHTFKSGLQSIRKNHFLMVMTGIVFFYGLFSEGLDRLWIAHMLEVGLPDVNIKPVVWVGIINGIAMVTSIIAVEYIKRKLEKTGKLQKVWLLIAINSAMVFSIIAFGLAGNFTMAFSAYLTFYILRITNGPIYRAWLNENIESKVRATVLSTYGQIDALGQILSGPIIGFIALKFGLGLSIVTSGLILAPVAVFYVYLLKRV, encoded by the coding sequence ATGACGGGGAAACTATCGGCCTACAGGGTCTACCTTATATATGCAGGTTTGACTGCTTTTTTGTTTGAGATGGTTTTTACCGTCAACGAGATTTATAGAATAGAGGTTGCTGGCTTCAATGCTTTTGAACTGGTCATTGTGGGCACGGCGCTGGAACTTAGCAGTTTTCTATTTGAAATTCCGACAGGGATATTGGCGGACACGAAGAGCAGGAAGATGTCCGTCATCATCGGATTGTTCCTGATCGGCCTGGGTTTCCTAATTGAAGGTCTGGTGCCTGTCTTTATGGTTATTTTGCTATGTCAGATTCTTTGGGGCATAGGCTATACATTCACAAGTGGTGCGGATGAAGCGTGGATTGCCGACGAGATGGGCGGTAAAGACCTTTCTCGGCTATTCCTTAGAGGCGCGCAGGTCAAACAGTTTGGTGCGCTGCTTGCGATAATTGTCAGCGTTCTCATCGGTACTGTCATGATCAATTTGCCGATGATCATCGGGGGAGTGATGTTCCTGGTCCTTGCGGTATTTTTGATACTATTCATGCCTGAGACGGCTTTTCATCCGGCACCTTCAGAGAATCGTGACTCGCTCAGGCAGATGATCCATACTTTTAAGTCAGGCCTCCAATCGATTAGGAAGAACCATTTCCTGATGGTCATGACAGGAATTGTTTTCTTTTACGGCTTGTTCAGCGAGGGTCTTGACCGTTTGTGGATCGCGCACATGTTGGAGGTCGGTTTGCCTGATGTCAATATCAAACCGGTCGTCTGGGTAGGTATCATCAATGGGATTGCCATGGTAACAAGTATCATTGCGGTCGAATACATAAAGAGGAAACTTGAGAAAACCGGAAAACTGCAGAAAGTATGGCTATTGATTGCCATCAACTCGGCAATGGTATTCAGCATCATCGCATTTGGGCTCGCTGGGAATTTCACGATGGCTTTCTCTGCTTATCTGACATTCTATATTTTGCGGATCACTAATGGACCAATATATAGAGCTTGGCTTAATGAGAATATTGAATCCAAGGTGAGGGCAACAGTCCTTTCCACCTACGGCCAGATTGATGCGCTTGGACAAATATTGAGCGGGCCAATCATTGGATTCATAGCTCTCAAATTCGGACTGGGTCTTTCCATCGTGACATCAGGGCTGATCCTGGCACCAGTGGCAGTATTTTATGTGTATTTATTAAAAAGAGTATAG
- a CDS encoding DUF2268 domain-containing putative Zn-dependent protease (predicted Zn-dependent protease with a strongly conserved HExxH motif) — protein MDKIEILNLVPKFLTFYKMANKPENNEEERWSLWKEHYNFAAVPPGDEGKKMARNLLDAAWEVYPEYLTFIESWKPNEAKVMEYLTKVKALLGYDEPIDLVVVYFVGGFENNPFVAPYDQKRMALCLPVENGDSEIFLAHELTHIVHSQTANLTGEWERTIASTILQEGLATQVSKSLVPGHPDEQYIERENGWLQSCKVSRAEILNGIFPFLEDASSKAVTMFTFGSGTTKHEREAYYVGWELVEFLLAKGVTFKEMASVQEEDIPNYMREIFPKLLR, from the coding sequence TTGGATAAGATTGAAATTTTAAATTTGGTGCCCAAGTTCCTGACTTTTTATAAAATGGCAAACAAGCCTGAAAATAATGAGGAAGAGAGATGGTCTCTTTGGAAGGAGCATTATAACTTTGCGGCGGTTCCTCCTGGAGACGAGGGAAAAAAGATGGCGAGAAATTTGCTGGACGCTGCCTGGGAAGTTTATCCTGAATATTTAACTTTTATTGAGTCATGGAAACCAAATGAGGCAAAAGTTATGGAGTACCTAACAAAAGTTAAAGCATTGCTTGGTTATGATGAGCCAATTGATTTAGTCGTTGTTTATTTCGTTGGGGGATTTGAAAATAATCCTTTTGTTGCTCCCTATGACCAAAAGCGTATGGCACTTTGTCTGCCGGTTGAGAACGGAGATTCTGAAATTTTTCTTGCACATGAACTGACACATATAGTACATTCACAAACGGCAAATCTTACAGGTGAGTGGGAACGGACAATCGCATCTACTATTTTGCAGGAAGGGTTAGCGACTCAGGTAAGCAAATCTTTAGTTCCAGGGCATCCAGATGAACAATATATTGAGCGTGAAAACGGTTGGCTACAATCTTGTAAAGTAAGCCGAGCGGAAATCCTAAACGGAATCTTTCCTTTTTTAGAAGATGCCTCTTCAAAAGCCGTAACAATGTTTACGTTTGGGAGTGGAACCACCAAGCATGAAAGAGAAGCATACTACGTGGGTTGGGAACTGGTTGAGTTCCTTTTAGCTAAAGGGGTTACTTTTAAAGAAATGGCTAGTGTCCAAGAAGAGGATATTCCAAATTACATGCGGGAAATCTTTCCAAAGTTGTTGAGATAA
- a CDS encoding NERD domain-containing protein — protein MLIIVMILNRNFASIKGWIGEKRVASILSSLNSQEYTLMNDLYLPKENGQTTQIDHLLISPKGIFVIETKNYKGWITGSEHSQYWKQTNYKRKDKLYNPIWQNSGHIKALQAQLGEVAAEIPIHSVIVFGKEATLKFKEPFKNAYVIKSNELLATLDKIQITQEVSFFKRGKVKQLLAPFLIQDKKQKREIKKKHVSDIKNELKQKKTMVSENICTRCGSPLVSRTGKKGKFKGCSSFPKCRFIA, from the coding sequence ATGTTAATAATTGTAATGATTTTAAACCGTAATTTTGCCAGTATCAAAGGCTGGATTGGAGAAAAGCGTGTGGCCAGCATTCTCTCTTCTTTAAATTCTCAGGAATACACCCTCATGAACGACCTTTATCTACCGAAAGAAAACGGACAAACTACTCAGATTGACCATCTACTAATATCCCCAAAAGGTATATTTGTCATTGAGACAAAAAACTATAAAGGCTGGATCACTGGCTCCGAACATAGCCAGTACTGGAAGCAGACAAACTATAAAAGGAAAGATAAATTATATAACCCTATTTGGCAGAATTCAGGCCATATAAAAGCCCTACAGGCACAATTAGGTGAAGTGGCAGCAGAAATACCCATCCACTCAGTGATCGTTTTCGGAAAAGAAGCAACACTGAAATTCAAAGAACCATTCAAGAATGCCTATGTCATCAAAAGCAACGAGCTTCTGGCTACACTCGATAAAATCCAGATCACACAGGAAGTATCCTTCTTCAAGCGAGGAAAAGTGAAGCAATTACTTGCCCCATTTCTCATACAGGATAAAAAACAAAAGCGAGAAATCAAGAAAAAGCACGTCTCCGATATTAAAAACGAACTTAAGCAAAAGAAAACAATGGTGTCAGAAAACATATGCACTCGCTGTGGAAGTCCCCTTGTTTCCAGAACAGGCAAAAAAGGAAAGTTCAAAGGCTGCAGCAGCTTCCCAAAATGCAGATTTATAGCATAG
- a CDS encoding tetratricopeptide repeat protein — MHPKDEEERFKQELIEAKKDRDKTKQRLIEERLVKLYVSQAEYFKMAEKPDPNIATRYLQEALRLKPDHPVANYRLAYLYYRNEEYTKAILHLGKALDGSSTEGLNDTQTLLANMFMVNCGIRIAKESILEVQSIEENLYSELEKERIEKYRNEILVLDEDTFERMFYRKIENGIASRISESEFAAFQPKGKQVILRISDQGREIIFPDGFKLTLNPVSFYIFYGLLTAEELITYRDLQRKIRLWSELEVTEDNIRKNISRFSRNIPFWHVFFHSANVVNLETNRNVVGYRIAEGFNSCILCRGDEVLPGE, encoded by the coding sequence TTGCATCCTAAAGATGAAGAAGAGCGATTTAAACAGGAACTTATTGAAGCCAAAAAGGACAGAGATAAGACTAAGCAAAGGTTGATTGAGGAAAGATTGGTAAAGCTCTATGTCTCTCAGGCCGAATACTTCAAAATGGCGGAAAAGCCTGATCCAAATATTGCAACAAGGTATTTACAAGAAGCATTACGACTTAAACCAGATCATCCAGTAGCAAATTATCGGCTAGCTTACTTGTATTACAGAAATGAAGAATACACGAAAGCCATCCTTCATTTGGGAAAAGCACTGGATGGTAGCTCTACAGAAGGATTGAATGATACACAAACCCTGCTTGCCAATATGTTCATGGTGAATTGCGGAATCAGAATTGCGAAAGAATCAATACTGGAGGTTCAAAGTATAGAAGAGAACTTATACTCAGAGTTAGAAAAAGAAAGGATAGAAAAGTACCGCAATGAGATTCTTGTTCTGGATGAGGACACCTTTGAAAGAATGTTTTATAGGAAAATAGAAAACGGAATTGCATCTAGAATAAGTGAGTCTGAATTTGCAGCGTTTCAGCCAAAGGGTAAGCAAGTAATATTGCGAATTTCTGATCAAGGCAGGGAAATCATTTTTCCAGATGGATTTAAATTAACTCTAAATCCGGTATCTTTCTATATATTCTATGGATTATTGACAGCCGAAGAATTAATAACATATAGGGACTTACAACGAAAAATAAGATTGTGGAGTGAGCTGGAAGTTACTGAGGACAATATACGGAAAAATATCAGCCGATTCTCAAGGAATATTCCATTCTGGCATGTATTCTTTCATTCTGCTAATGTGGTCAATCTGGAAACAAATAGGAATGTGGTTGGATATAGGATAGCTGAAGGGTTCAATTCCTGTATATTGTGCAGAGGGGATGAAGTACTGCCGGGAGAATAA
- a CDS encoding M20/M25/M40 family metallo-hydrolase, producing the protein MENNILLARHGLQKEDGIASPKEIATQLLNRLLAAPDTLENDSTIISALQAASREINSPGPGMLIDPLGGDLPLTDFDPYIRGIVRWLNELGIYTFGSCDGHGKRPAHIFLKKFPNSRQVEIIKAAVPACMKCRIDGKNVRLAYPLESQTLLLDIAENLYQVYKNPDYLKNLHAGNFKFQLIELLNIPGASTDERAIRLTLKNKLNRLLDNSFIDRKGNLLGYMECGTGPTILLSAHMDTVEEIECKREIIEEGTTLRSSKGILGADDRAGIAAILSILKRVRKTNFNGTIKVAFTVEEEIGCRGSRGIDMDFIEDVDAAIVIDRRSNRDIVTSNAGFAFCSDEFGKLFEQAGKLAGMEDWQTTSGGISDAKVFANYGIPSVNLSAGYQNEHTDFETVDFLATFETVLLVEFLLHNDMIRKLDSCQYHHNPENIV; encoded by the coding sequence ATGGAAAATAACATTCTGTTAGCAAGACATGGTTTGCAAAAGGAAGACGGGATTGCTTCACCCAAAGAAATTGCTACACAATTATTAAATCGGCTTTTGGCTGCTCCTGATACTTTAGAAAATGATTCAACTATAATTAGCGCATTGCAAGCGGCTAGCCGGGAAATAAACTCTCCTGGTCCGGGAATGCTGATCGATCCGCTTGGAGGAGATTTGCCGCTCACGGATTTTGACCCTTACATTCGCGGCATCGTTCGCTGGTTAAACGAATTGGGCATTTATACTTTTGGTTCCTGTGATGGGCATGGGAAAAGGCCTGCACATATCTTCTTAAAAAAGTTCCCGAATAGCAGGCAGGTTGAAATCATAAAAGCTGCAGTTCCTGCATGTATGAAATGCAGAATCGACGGTAAAAATGTCCGTCTTGCTTATCCGCTAGAAAGTCAAACGCTGCTTCTCGATATAGCTGAAAATTTATATCAAGTTTATAAGAATCCTGACTACCTTAAAAATCTTCATGCTGGAAATTTTAAATTTCAATTAATTGAATTGCTCAATATTCCTGGAGCAAGTACAGATGAAAGAGCCATTCGTTTAACGTTGAAAAATAAACTGAATCGCCTTCTCGACAACTCGTTTATCGATAGAAAAGGGAACCTTCTCGGCTACATGGAGTGCGGTACAGGCCCAACCATTCTCCTTTCGGCTCATATGGATACAGTAGAAGAAATTGAATGTAAACGTGAAATTATCGAGGAAGGCACTACCCTTAGAAGCTCAAAAGGAATTTTAGGAGCAGATGACCGTGCAGGAATTGCCGCTATACTTTCGATATTAAAAAGAGTACGAAAGACAAATTTCAATGGAACGATAAAAGTGGCTTTTACGGTTGAAGAAGAAATTGGATGCCGCGGCTCACGTGGAATAGACATGGATTTCATAGAGGATGTTGATGCAGCGATTGTAATTGATCGAAGAAGCAACAGAGATATCGTTACTTCAAATGCCGGATTTGCTTTCTGCTCAGACGAATTCGGTAAACTGTTTGAACAAGCAGGAAAATTAGCAGGCATGGAAGATTGGCAAACTACATCAGGAGGAATCAGCGATGCTAAAGTGTTTGCAAATTACGGCATCCCCTCTGTCAACCTGTCAGCCGGATATCAAAATGAACATACTGATTTTGAAACCGTTGACTTTTTAGCAACTTTCGAAACAGTATTACTAGTTGAGTTTTTATTGCATAACGATATGATTCGCAAACTGGATTCCTGCCAATATCATCACAATCCTGAAAACATAGTGTAA
- a CDS encoding class I SAM-dependent methyltransferase: protein MGFFKKTREFIDRQYKTPKGIIGTYIGEKMVRQHKTETNWTLELLNVQKGDRILELGCGAGYAIKLLLKKDLTQEIVGLDISPTIIRSAQFRNKKAIKEKRAKLVQANLNKMPFEHEHFNKVFSIQTMYFWTDIDSTLSEVFRVLKPEGVVILTFSDGKEDETWEGIRGITENQVIPYMKNAGFNDVALIKGPDSRGYHTVAVRGTKG, encoded by the coding sequence ATGGGTTTCTTTAAAAAAACTAGAGAATTTATCGATCGGCAATATAAAACGCCAAAAGGAATAATCGGTACATATATTGGTGAAAAAATGGTAAGGCAGCACAAGACTGAAACCAATTGGACATTGGAGTTATTGAATGTCCAAAAAGGGGACAGAATTTTAGAGTTGGGCTGTGGGGCAGGTTATGCAATTAAATTGCTTTTGAAAAAGGATTTAACTCAAGAAATAGTCGGTTTGGACATTTCTCCAACAATTATTCGATCAGCACAATTCAGAAACAAAAAGGCAATAAAGGAAAAGAGAGCAAAACTAGTGCAAGCTAATCTCAATAAAATGCCCTTCGAACATGAACATTTCAACAAGGTCTTCAGTATCCAAACCATGTATTTTTGGACTGATATAGATTCGACTTTATCGGAAGTCTTCAGGGTTCTAAAGCCAGAAGGAGTTGTAATCCTTACATTTTCTGACGGGAAAGAAGATGAAACATGGGAAGGAATAAGAGGTATAACTGAAAATCAAGTAATTCCGTATATGAAGAATGCGGGATTTAATGACGTAGCTTTAATCAAAGGTCCAGATTCAAGAGGCTATCATACCGTTGCGGTTAGGGGAACTAAGGGATGA
- a CDS encoding AAA family ATPase, with amino-acid sequence MFDTFNFDIIYREKNDLTPLVIMMCGVAGSGKTTFSKQLEKEGFVRLSIDEEIWATHGRYGLDFSIEKIEEYKVEAENKLRNLLIKLIRDNKPVVIDFSFWQRAKREQYKQLIEESGGKWKLIYLKVHPNELRERLKIRNKRFDANAFPVTEELLNSYLNGFEAPKDEGEIIIEN; translated from the coding sequence ATGTTTGACACTTTCAATTTTGACATCATTTATCGTGAAAAAAATGATCTCACGCCTCTAGTGATCATGATGTGTGGTGTGGCTGGGTCTGGGAAAACTACATTCTCAAAGCAATTAGAAAAAGAAGGCTTTGTACGACTGTCTATTGACGAAGAAATTTGGGCTACTCATGGTCGGTATGGGTTGGACTTCTCAATTGAGAAGATTGAGGAGTACAAGGTGGAAGCGGAAAATAAATTACGCAACCTTTTAATAAAGTTGATTCGCGATAATAAACCAGTGGTCATTGACTTTAGTTTTTGGCAACGGGCAAAAAGGGAGCAATATAAACAGCTGATTGAAGAGAGCGGCGGAAAGTGGAAGCTAATTTATCTAAAAGTTCATCCTAATGAATTGCGTGAACGGCTTAAGATTCGAAACAAACGTTTTGATGCAAATGCGTTCCCTGTAACCGAAGAACTTTTAAATTCCTATCTTAATGGTTTCGAAGCACCGAAGGATGAAGGAGAAATTATAATAGAAAATTAG
- a CDS encoding DUF2812 domain-containing protein, producing MKTVYKLSPSDYWRIGELESWLSDMAAEGLFLKKLGRQFVKFEKTDPKNMRYRVVVSISKEISTEQVDMYSDKGWDFVNSYGSFHVFSSPAELNAPELYTDPSEQSYSLKELDKQLIFNAAVIVFGLMIFIGLLASTWFLDGTPTFVMVEGIMVHQTLLAIYISYIAYASLQAAFSVRDLRKRLAEGIPIDHHAPWKKRHRFHTAISFLFTVMIGLSAIIPFVHLMKMDTKTLPEKDLNLPIVRLADVESDPKLERPEPTYVEDGVDWSNRYSYAWSLLSPVQYEADEHGLVRDKTWEDGSGEYSPAIHTQYYQLRFPRMAEHLVMDLIKRYSFETSQDVYVERKHPELDLLIVHEEKEMKEVFASWGNEVMYVHYFGYADVNSVIENVVEKIHQE from the coding sequence ATGAAAACAGTATACAAACTCAGCCCCAGTGATTATTGGAGAATCGGGGAGCTTGAAAGCTGGTTGTCAGACATGGCGGCTGAGGGGCTTTTCTTGAAAAAGTTGGGGAGACAGTTCGTCAAGTTTGAAAAAACTGACCCGAAAAACATGAGGTACAGGGTAGTGGTGTCGATCAGTAAAGAGATATCGACTGAGCAAGTTGATATGTATAGCGATAAAGGCTGGGATTTTGTCAACAGCTATGGTTCTTTTCATGTGTTTTCATCACCTGCTGAGCTGAATGCACCCGAACTTTACACTGATCCTTCAGAGCAATCGTATTCATTGAAGGAACTGGATAAACAATTGATATTTAATGCTGCTGTCATCGTTTTTGGCCTGATGATCTTTATTGGTTTGTTAGCTTCCACCTGGTTCCTGGACGGGACGCCAACGTTTGTAATGGTTGAAGGAATCATGGTCCATCAGACACTTTTGGCTATTTACATAAGTTATATCGCTTATGCTTCATTACAAGCTGCTTTCTCTGTTCGTGATTTGCGCAAAAGATTAGCTGAAGGTATCCCAATTGACCATCATGCTCCGTGGAAAAAGAGACATAGATTCCATACTGCTATTAGTTTTCTTTTTACAGTGATGATAGGGTTAAGTGCCATTATTCCATTTGTGCACCTCATGAAAATGGATACGAAAACATTGCCGGAAAAAGACTTGAACTTGCCGATTGTCAGATTGGCAGATGTCGAGAGCGATCCTAAATTAGAGCGACCAGAACCTACTTACGTAGAGGATGGTGTGGATTGGAGTAATCGATATTCATATGCCTGGAGCCTTCTCTCACCTGTACAATATGAAGCTGATGAACACGGGCTGGTCCGGGATAAAACATGGGAAGATGGCAGCGGGGAGTATTCACCGGCTATACATACACAATATTACCAACTCAGGTTCCCTAGAATGGCAGAGCATTTGGTTATGGATTTGATCAAACGCTACAGTTTTGAAACCAGCCAGGATGTATATGTAGAAAGGAAGCACCCGGAGCTGGATCTATTGATTGTGCATGAAGAAAAGGAGATGAAGGAAGTCTTTGCTTCATGGGGAAACGAAGTCATGTATGTACATTATTTTGGTTATGCGGACGTAAATTCGGTCATTGAAAATGTGGTTGAGAAGATTCATCAAGAGTAA
- a CDS encoding NUDIX domain-containing protein, with protein sequence MNFNMLIEDPLLKNVVRTIERTAIRSIIMANNRILLVQSSRGDFKFPGGGLEENESHEECLIREVREETGYIHCIVNNKVGTVTERKMDEYIENSLFQMTSHYYLCDLATDKKIAQQLDGYEAELNFTPKWVTLEEAIKQNESLIERYEQNGWLKRETFVLQQLKSRLIEK encoded by the coding sequence ATGAATTTCAATATGTTAATAGAAGATCCGTTACTAAAAAACGTTGTGAGAACCATCGAGAGAACAGCAATCAGATCAATCATTATGGCAAATAATCGTATTCTGTTAGTTCAATCCAGTAGAGGAGACTTTAAATTTCCCGGAGGCGGACTTGAGGAAAACGAAAGCCACGAAGAATGTCTAATACGGGAAGTGAGAGAAGAAACCGGTTATATTCATTGCATCGTCAACAATAAAGTTGGCACAGTCACTGAACGGAAAATGGACGAGTATATCGAAAATTCCCTATTTCAAATGACCTCGCACTATTATCTATGTGATTTGGCAACCGATAAAAAAATCGCCCAACAACTGGATGGGTACGAAGCTGAACTGAATTTCACTCCCAAATGGGTTACCTTGGAAGAAGCAATTAAACAAAATGAAAGCTTGATAGAAAGATATGAGCAAAATGGCTGGTTGAAGCGTGAGACATTTGTTTTACAACAATTGAAGAGCCGGCTGATTGAGAAATGA